Genomic segment of Archangium lipolyticum:
AGAAGGCCTCCACGTCCGGGGCGCCTGGGAAGCGGCCTGCCATGCCGATGATGGCGATGGCCTCTGCCGGGTTCTCCGCGGGGGCCTGCTCACTCATCTTCACTCTCCTCCTGGACACTGGGGGGGACACGGGCGGTGCGGCGCTGCCCGTGGTGTTGTCGCCGAGCCTCACCCACGCCGTTTGGAGCCGCTCCAATCGGTCTGGCGCCAACGGCTGGCGCATGGAGGTGTCAGCACGCGAACAGTCGGTAGGGTACTGGAAAGAGCACTGGCAGTGCTACCCACAACGCCGAGGCGCCTGACGCCCGCTGGCCCGCATGCCCCAGGGAGCGCCTCGCCAGCGCTCGCCTGGGGTCGGCCCTCGTGACGATCCAGGCCTAGTCCTCGGAATCGTCGGAATCGTCGCGCGACCCGCTGGCGCGCCGGCCCCGGCCTCGAACCGGCGCCCGGTTCTGCCGCCGGCTCTCGCCACGCTGCTGGCTCTGCTCCACCCGGTCCGGTCCCGACTGCTGGCTCGTGAGGTGCTCGGCCAGCGAGCCGATCGTCGGGTACTGGAAGAGGTCGGTCAGGGCCACCTGCAGGCCCAGCTCGGTGCGCAGCCGACCCTGGAGCTGGACGATGGTGAGCGAGTTGCCGCCCAGCTCGAAGAAGCGCTCGTCGCGCCCCACGCGCTTCACTCCCAGCAGCTCCCGCCACAGCTTCGCCAGCGAGCGCTCCAGCTCCGTGGCCGGCTCGACGAAGGCGACCTGGGGCATCTCCGGCGCGGGGAGGGCCTTGCGGTCCACCTTGCCGTTGGGAGAGAGGGGGAAGGACTCCATCACGACGAAGGCGGAGGGCACCATGTGCTCGGGCAGAGCCTGCCGCAGCGACTGCTGGAGCACGGAGGAGTCCACCGCCTGCTCCGGCCTGGGCACCACGTAGGCCACCAGGCGGGCCTGGCCCGGCCTGTCCTCGCGCACCACCACCACCGCCTCGCGCACGGAGGGCAGTTGCAGCAGCGCCGTCTCGATTTCACCCAGCTCGATGCGGAAGCCGCGCACCTTCACCTGGGAGTCCATGCGGCCCAGGAAGTCCAGCCGGCCATCGGACAGACGGCGCACCCGGTCGCCGGTGCGGTACAGGCGGGCACCGGGCTCGGCGCTGAAGGGGTCG
This window contains:
- a CDS encoding non-ribosomal peptide synthetase; this encodes LINEYGPTETVVGCCIHEVAPEDPSTGNVLIGRPIANTTLHVLGEDLRLVPVGAVGELYIGGAGVARGYLARPELTAERFIPDPFSAEPGARLYRTGDRVRRLSDGRLDFLGRMDSQVKVRGFRIELGEIETALLQLPSVREAVVVVREDRPGQARLVAYVVPRPEQAVDSSVLQQSLRQALPEHMVPSAFVVMESFPLSPNGKVDRKALPAPEMPQVAFVEPATELERSLAKLWRELLGVKRVGRDERFFELGGNSLTIVQLQGRLRTELGLQVALTDLFQYPTIGSLAEHLTSQQSGPDRVEQSQQRGESRRQNRAPVRGRGRRASGSRDDSDDSED